In Gossypium arboreum isolate Shixiya-1 chromosome 5, ASM2569848v2, whole genome shotgun sequence, a single genomic region encodes these proteins:
- the LOC108451722 gene encoding receptor-like protein EIX2 isoform X1 encodes MMSSKRSHKLLLLHFAIFCLLLLQENCTEANVILCKESERKTLLEFKQSLQAVDSSGNDVLSSWKSKECCVWVGVSCNNLTGYVEKLDFRSKFKDVAGTISSSLLKLHHLRLLDLSYNDFNGSVIPEFFGSLKKLRYLDLSNANFGGSIPSNLGNLSMLETFRLGGNGEGLFYRHNIGNMFTVGKLEWLSHLSFLRGLDLSFVSLSSADDWSQVINKLPFLEELSLSHCDLPSISPSFSFTNFSTSLTSLDLSGNSLTSSSIYQWLFNVSSNLVSLDLSMNQLKGPIPEAFGNMITMQELYLSHNQLEGEIFKSFGNMCSLAFLDMESNHLSTFGIVQNTSLSCTRYSLRELSLAHNQLKGNSVLNEITKLPSLSVLDLGYNLLNGTIKESIGQLPNLKVLRLAGNAFDNVVISEAHFSNLTKLRSLDLSYSYLTLKISSGWSPPFQLGFMLLCSCKIGPRFPIWLRTQTALVFLDISASEISDSLPDWFWNSVDSLVYLNMSFNQINGTLPHELRYKRHLDLSSNNFTGPLPMSLYSLWSLNLSKNKFTGSVSAICNIMEKWSLYLLDLSYNVFSREVPGCIAEFVRLKVLNLADNSLSGPVPSSLGSLASLEMLSLRGNKFSGELPLSLHNCKMLKFLDLSNNELSGEIPKWIGQSLSSLVFLSLRRNQFKRKMPHQLCGLKYVQILDLSLNNISGSLPSCFNNFTSMAQKLSLDQRIEHVFRKFFVIPFDPKYVDEALLTWKGTKQRYAKILGLLLAIDLSCNKLTGEIPEELTNLQQLIALNLSRNSLIGKIPQKIGQLRQLEVLDLSRNKFSSNIPTSLSELTFLSTLDLSYNYLSGKIPTGRQLQLFDPSSYSHNQGLCGPPVSPDCSMVEPPQVEHTREGEEDSINEFMKWFYTGTGLGFAVGFWGFCSVVFFKRSWRHSYYRFLDNTKDWLYVSFILMKTSLMKRIKALPTSCRRSG; translated from the exons ATGATGTCAAGTAAGAGGTCTCATAAACTTCTACTTTTACATTTTGCAATATtttgtcttcttcttcttcaggaGAACTGCACCGAAGCTAATGTGATATTGTGCAAAGAGAGCGAGAGAAAAACGCTGCTTGAATTTAAGCAAAGCCTTCAAGCTGTGGATTCGTCAGGCAATGACGTCCTTTCTTCATGGAAAAGTAAGGAGTGCTGTGTTTGGGTGGGTGTCAGTTGCAATAACCTTACAGGGTACGTGGAAAAGCTCGATTTTAGAAGCAAATTCAAGGATGTAGCAGGTACAATTAGCTCTTCATTGCTTAAACTACACCACTTGCGTCTTTTAGATCTCAGCTATAATGATTTTAACGGAAGTGTCATCCCTGAGTTTTTTGGTTCTTTGAAAAAACTAAGATACCTGGATCTCTCTAATGCTAATTTTGGAGGGTCAATTCCTTCTAACTTAGGAAACCTTTCCATGTTGGAGACTTTTAGATTGGGTGGCAATGGTGAAGGCCTGTTTTATCGCCATAATATAGGAAATATGTTTACTGTTGGAAAGCTTGAGTGGCTTTCCCATCTATCTTTTTTAAGAGGGCTGGACCTCAGTTTCGTCAGCCTCAGCAGTGCCGATGATTGGTCCCAAGTAATTAACAAGCTTCCTTTCCTTGAAGAACTATCTCTGAGTCATTGTGATCTTCCAAGCATCTCTCCATCTTTTTCCTTTACCAACTTTTCTACATCTCTCACCTCTCTCGATCTCTCCGGTAATAGTCTCACTTCTTCTTCCATATACCAATGGTTGTTTAATGTTAGTAGCAACCTTGTTTCCCTTGACCTCTCAATGAACCAGTTGAAAGGTCCAATCCCAGAAGCTTTTGGGAACATGATTACCATGCAAGAACTTTATCTAAGCCATAATCAGCTTGAAGGTGAGATATTCAAATCTTTTGGAAATATGTGTTCTTTGGCATTTTTAGACATGGAGTCCAACCATCTTAGTACCTTTGGAATAGTTCAGAACACATCTTTATCATGCACAAGATACTCGTTGAGAGAGTTGAGTTTAGCTCATAATCAACTCAAAGGCAACTCTGTGCTCAATGAAATCACAAAACTACCATCCTTGTCAGTACTAGATCTTGGGTACAACCTTTTAAATGGAACCATAAAGGAAAGCATTGGGCAACTACCAAACCTCAAAGTCTTACGGCTTGCAGGGAATGCTTTTGATAATGTTGTGATTTCCGAAGCTCATTTCTCAAATCTTACCAAGTTACGTAGTTTGGACTTATCCTACAGCTATCTGACTTTGAAAATAAGCTCAGGATGGAGCCCTCCTTTTCAACTCGGCTTTATGCTACTTTGCTCTTGCAAGATAGGGCCTCGTTTCCCAATTTGGCTTCGGACTCAAACTGCACTTGTATTCCTTGATATTTCTGCTTCAGAAATTTCGGATTCTCTTCCCGATTGGTTCTGGAACTCAGTTGATAGTTTGGTGTACTTAAACATGTCTTTCAATCAGATCAATGGTACTTTGCCACATGAACTTCGTTACAAAAGGCATTTAGATCTAAGTTCTAATAATTTCACAGGTCCATTGCCAATGTCTCTGTATTCTTTGTGGTCCTTAAACCTTTCTAAAAACAAGTTTACTGGTTCAGTCTCTGCAATTTGCAATATTATGGAAAAATGGAGTTTGTATTTGCTCGATCTTTCATATAATGTATTTTCTAGAGAGGTTCCTGGTTGTATTGCAGAATTCGTGAGATTGAAAGTTTTGAATTTGGCAGACAACAGTTTGTCAGGCCCAGTTCCAAGCTCCTTAGGATCATTGGCTTCTCTTGAAATGCTCAGTTTACGTGGTAATAAATTCTCAGGAGAATTACCTTTATCTTTACACAATTGTAAAATGTTAAAGTTTCTGGATTTGAGTAATAATGAATTATCAGGTGAAATACCTAAGTGGATCGGCCAAAGTTTATCATCATTGGTTTTTCTTAGCCTTCGAAGGAATCAATTTAAAAGAAAGATGCCCCATCAACTTTGTGGATTAAAGTATGTGCAAATTTTGGACCTCTCTCTAAATAATATCTCTGGTTCCCTTCCATCATGTTTCAATAATTTCACTTCCATGGCTCAAAAACTGAGTTTAGATCAAAGGATTGAGCATGTGTTTAGAAAGTTTTTTGTGATTCCCTTTGATCCCAAGTATGTTGATGAGGCATTGCTTACATGGAAAGGAACCAAGCAAAGGTATGCAAAAATTCTTGGGCTGTTACTTGCCATTGATCTCTCTTGCAACAAATTAACAGGAGAGATTCCTGAAGAACTAACTAATCTTCAACAACTGATTGCATTGAACTTGTCAAGAAACTCTTTGATCGGAAAAATCCCTCAAAAGATTGGGCAGCTAAGACAACTAGAAGTGCTTGATCTCTCAAGAAACAAATTTTCAAGCAACATCCCAACAAGCTTGTCAGAGTTAACATTTCTGAGTACCTTGGATTTGTCCTATAATTACTTGTCTGGAAAAATACCAACAGGTAGACAACTACAGCTCTTTGATCCTTCATCATATTCCCATAATCAAGGACTTTGTGGTCCACCAGTTTCACCAGATTGCTCAATGGTCGAGCCACCACAAGTTGAACATACAAGAGAAGGTGAAGAAGATTCTATTAATGAGTTCATGAAATGGTTTTACACCGGTACGGGACTTGGATTTGCTGTGGGTTTTTGGGGATTTTGCAGTGTTGTGTTCTTCAAGCGTTCATGGAGGCATTCATATTATCGCTTTTTGGATAATACGAAGGATTGGCTTTATGTATCATTTATTCTGATGAAAACAAGCTTGATGAAGAGAATCAAAGCTCTTCCAACAAGTTGCAGAAG GTCTGGTTAG
- the LOC108451722 gene encoding receptor-like protein EIX1 isoform X2: protein MMSSKRSHKLLLLHFAIFCLLLLQENCTEANVILCKESERKTLLEFKQSLQAVDSSGNDVLSSWKSKECCVWVGVSCNNLTGYVEKLDFRSKFKDVAGTISSSLLKLHHLRLLDLSYNDFNGSVIPEFFGSLKKLRYLDLSNANFGGSIPSNLGNLSMLETFRLGGNGEGLFYRHNIGNMFTVGKLEWLSHLSFLRGLDLSFVSLSSADDWSQVINKLPFLEELSLSHCDLPSISPSFSFTNFSTSLTSLDLSGNSLTSSSIYQWLFNVSSNLVSLDLSMNQLKGPIPEAFGNMITMQELYLSHNQLEGEIFKSFGNMCSLAFLDMESNHLSTFGIVQNTSLSCTRYSLRELSLAHNQLKGNSVLNEITKLPSLSVLDLGYNLLNGTIKESIGQLPNLKVLRLAGNAFDNVVISEAHFSNLTKLRSLDLSYSYLTLKISSGWSPPFQLGFMLLCSCKIGPRFPIWLRTQTALVFLDISASEISDSLPDWFWNSVDSLVYLNMSFNQINGTLPHELRYKRHLDLSSNNFTGPLPMSLYSLWSLNLSKNKFTGSVSAICNIMEKWSLYLLDLSYNVFSREVPGCIAEFVRLKVLNLADNSLSGPVPSSLGSLASLEMLSLRGEIPKWIGQSLSSLVFLSLRRNQFKRKMPHQLCGLKYVQILDLSLNNISGSLPSCFNNFTSMAQKLSLDQRIEHVFRKFFVIPFDPKYVDEALLTWKGTKQRNSLIGKIPQKIGQLRQLEVLDLSRNKFSSNIPTSLSELTFLSTLDLSYNYLSGKIPTGRQLQLFDPSSYSHNQGLCGPPVSPDCSMVEPPQVEHTREGEEDSINEFMKWFYTGTGLGFAVGFWGFCSVVFFKRSWRHSYYRFLDNTKDWLYVSFILMKTSLMKRIKALPTSCRRSG from the exons ATGATGTCAAGTAAGAGGTCTCATAAACTTCTACTTTTACATTTTGCAATATtttgtcttcttcttcttcaggaGAACTGCACCGAAGCTAATGTGATATTGTGCAAAGAGAGCGAGAGAAAAACGCTGCTTGAATTTAAGCAAAGCCTTCAAGCTGTGGATTCGTCAGGCAATGACGTCCTTTCTTCATGGAAAAGTAAGGAGTGCTGTGTTTGGGTGGGTGTCAGTTGCAATAACCTTACAGGGTACGTGGAAAAGCTCGATTTTAGAAGCAAATTCAAGGATGTAGCAGGTACAATTAGCTCTTCATTGCTTAAACTACACCACTTGCGTCTTTTAGATCTCAGCTATAATGATTTTAACGGAAGTGTCATCCCTGAGTTTTTTGGTTCTTTGAAAAAACTAAGATACCTGGATCTCTCTAATGCTAATTTTGGAGGGTCAATTCCTTCTAACTTAGGAAACCTTTCCATGTTGGAGACTTTTAGATTGGGTGGCAATGGTGAAGGCCTGTTTTATCGCCATAATATAGGAAATATGTTTACTGTTGGAAAGCTTGAGTGGCTTTCCCATCTATCTTTTTTAAGAGGGCTGGACCTCAGTTTCGTCAGCCTCAGCAGTGCCGATGATTGGTCCCAAGTAATTAACAAGCTTCCTTTCCTTGAAGAACTATCTCTGAGTCATTGTGATCTTCCAAGCATCTCTCCATCTTTTTCCTTTACCAACTTTTCTACATCTCTCACCTCTCTCGATCTCTCCGGTAATAGTCTCACTTCTTCTTCCATATACCAATGGTTGTTTAATGTTAGTAGCAACCTTGTTTCCCTTGACCTCTCAATGAACCAGTTGAAAGGTCCAATCCCAGAAGCTTTTGGGAACATGATTACCATGCAAGAACTTTATCTAAGCCATAATCAGCTTGAAGGTGAGATATTCAAATCTTTTGGAAATATGTGTTCTTTGGCATTTTTAGACATGGAGTCCAACCATCTTAGTACCTTTGGAATAGTTCAGAACACATCTTTATCATGCACAAGATACTCGTTGAGAGAGTTGAGTTTAGCTCATAATCAACTCAAAGGCAACTCTGTGCTCAATGAAATCACAAAACTACCATCCTTGTCAGTACTAGATCTTGGGTACAACCTTTTAAATGGAACCATAAAGGAAAGCATTGGGCAACTACCAAACCTCAAAGTCTTACGGCTTGCAGGGAATGCTTTTGATAATGTTGTGATTTCCGAAGCTCATTTCTCAAATCTTACCAAGTTACGTAGTTTGGACTTATCCTACAGCTATCTGACTTTGAAAATAAGCTCAGGATGGAGCCCTCCTTTTCAACTCGGCTTTATGCTACTTTGCTCTTGCAAGATAGGGCCTCGTTTCCCAATTTGGCTTCGGACTCAAACTGCACTTGTATTCCTTGATATTTCTGCTTCAGAAATTTCGGATTCTCTTCCCGATTGGTTCTGGAACTCAGTTGATAGTTTGGTGTACTTAAACATGTCTTTCAATCAGATCAATGGTACTTTGCCACATGAACTTCGTTACAAAAGGCATTTAGATCTAAGTTCTAATAATTTCACAGGTCCATTGCCAATGTCTCTGTATTCTTTGTGGTCCTTAAACCTTTCTAAAAACAAGTTTACTGGTTCAGTCTCTGCAATTTGCAATATTATGGAAAAATGGAGTTTGTATTTGCTCGATCTTTCATATAATGTATTTTCTAGAGAGGTTCCTGGTTGTATTGCAGAATTCGTGAGATTGAAAGTTTTGAATTTGGCAGACAACAGTTTGTCAGGCCCAGTTCCAAGCTCCTTAGGATCATTGGCTTCTCTTGAAATGCTCAGTTTACGTG GTGAAATACCTAAGTGGATCGGCCAAAGTTTATCATCATTGGTTTTTCTTAGCCTTCGAAGGAATCAATTTAAAAGAAAGATGCCCCATCAACTTTGTGGATTAAAGTATGTGCAAATTTTGGACCTCTCTCTAAATAATATCTCTGGTTCCCTTCCATCATGTTTCAATAATTTCACTTCCATGGCTCAAAAACTGAGTTTAGATCAAAGGATTGAGCATGTGTTTAGAAAGTTTTTTGTGATTCCCTTTGATCCCAAGTATGTTGATGAGGCATTGCTTACATGGAAAGGAACCAAGCAAAG AAACTCTTTGATCGGAAAAATCCCTCAAAAGATTGGGCAGCTAAGACAACTAGAAGTGCTTGATCTCTCAAGAAACAAATTTTCAAGCAACATCCCAACAAGCTTGTCAGAGTTAACATTTCTGAGTACCTTGGATTTGTCCTATAATTACTTGTCTGGAAAAATACCAACAGGTAGACAACTACAGCTCTTTGATCCTTCATCATATTCCCATAATCAAGGACTTTGTGGTCCACCAGTTTCACCAGATTGCTCAATGGTCGAGCCACCACAAGTTGAACATACAAGAGAAGGTGAAGAAGATTCTATTAATGAGTTCATGAAATGGTTTTACACCGGTACGGGACTTGGATTTGCTGTGGGTTTTTGGGGATTTTGCAGTGTTGTGTTCTTCAAGCGTTCATGGAGGCATTCATATTATCGCTTTTTGGATAATACGAAGGATTGGCTTTATGTATCATTTATTCTGATGAAAACAAGCTTGATGAAGAGAATCAAAGCTCTTCCAACAAGTTGCAGAAG GTCTGGTTAG